From a region of the Flavobacterium sediminilitoris genome:
- a CDS encoding response regulator: MKIRIAIVEDDKNYNQALKKIIDFQKDMECVAQFYNGKTALSELEDLEPDVVLMDIQLQDLSGIDIVFQLTETMPNTTFVMCTSFENDEKIFSALRAGASGYLVKGEPMDKIIQAIQEAHKGGAPMSFAIAKRVLHHFQESKIQIQSIALLTVTEKEVLELLAQGLLYKEIADKKCVTIDTIKKHIGNIYRKLQVNNKIEAINKLNHKK, translated from the coding sequence ATGAAAATTAGAATTGCCATAGTAGAAGATGATAAAAACTATAACCAAGCTTTGAAGAAGATCATCGATTTTCAAAAAGATATGGAATGTGTAGCTCAATTTTATAATGGCAAAACGGCTTTATCAGAATTGGAAGATTTAGAACCAGACGTGGTTTTAATGGATATTCAATTACAAGATCTATCAGGTATTGATATTGTGTTTCAATTGACAGAAACAATGCCTAACACTACTTTTGTAATGTGTACGAGTTTTGAAAATGATGAGAAAATATTTTCAGCCTTGCGTGCAGGTGCTAGTGGTTATCTCGTAAAAGGAGAACCAATGGATAAAATTATACAAGCCATACAAGAAGCTCATAAAGGAGGTGCACCCATGAGTTTTGCGATTGCCAAACGTGTTTTACATCATTTTCAAGAATCTAAAATACAGATTCAAAGTATTGCGTTACTTACCGTAACCGAAAAAGAAGTCCTAGAATTGCTAGCACAAGGGCTGCTCTACAAAGAAATTGCCGATAAAAAGTGTGTCACCATTGACACCATTAAAAAGCATATTGGCAATATTTATAGAAAGTTGCAGGTAAACAACAAAATTGAAGCGATTAATAAGTTAAACCACAAAAAATAG
- a CDS encoding sensor histidine kinase, with protein MNELPHEIKLTYIIAIIVMLLFVGFIIMVVFVYNKKQLIQQQENKIKESEFQNQLLQKELERQKAIQVERERISQDMHDDLGAGISAIKLQAEFLKYKIKEESYIEDLEAIITTSEDMNLAMREILWSLNSQHDTIGNFIDYTSLYVERFLDKTGITLQLDSNIIESETNLPVKARRNLFLVVKEAVHNVYKHSQAKNINIQFKQTSVDFKVEVIDDGIGLSEAIKKGNGLTNMELRMEKIDGKFEISKTTKGTHLLFQYTFTA; from the coding sequence ATGAACGAACTTCCACACGAAATAAAGCTTACCTATATCATTGCTATCATTGTAATGCTACTTTTTGTTGGGTTTATCATTATGGTGGTTTTTGTTTATAATAAAAAGCAACTGATTCAGCAGCAGGAAAATAAAATTAAAGAGAGTGAGTTCCAAAATCAATTATTACAAAAGGAATTAGAGCGTCAAAAAGCGATACAAGTAGAAAGAGAGCGTATTTCACAAGATATGCATGATGATTTAGGTGCTGGAATTTCGGCTATAAAGTTACAAGCTGAATTCTTAAAATATAAAATTAAAGAGGAAAGTTATATTGAAGATTTAGAAGCCATTATTACCACTTCGGAAGATATGAATTTGGCTATGCGAGAAATTCTTTGGAGTTTAAATTCTCAGCATGATACTATTGGTAACTTTATAGACTATACTAGTTTGTATGTTGAGCGTTTTTTAGATAAAACAGGAATAACATTACAATTGGATTCCAATATAATAGAGAGCGAAACCAATTTGCCTGTAAAAGCTAGAAGAAATCTTTTCTTAGTAGTTAAAGAAGCGGTTCATAATGTTTATAAACACAGTCAAGCAAAAAACATAAACATTCAATTTAAACAAACATCAGTTGATTTTAAGGTTGAGGTAATTGATGATGGCATTGGCTTGTCTGAGGCAATTAAAAAAGGAAATGGCTTAACCAATATGGAATTGAGAATGGAAAAAATTGATGGTAAATTTGAAATTAGTAAAACAACAAAAGGAACTCATTTGTTATTTCAATATACCTTTACAGCTTAA